Proteins co-encoded in one Burkholderia ambifaria AMMD genomic window:
- the cydX gene encoding cytochrome bd-I oxidase subunit CydX codes for MWYFSWILGIGVALGFGIINVMWLEAEVFPRDDKRTDASRAGSGSRYS; via the coding sequence ATGTGGTATTTCTCGTGGATCCTCGGCATCGGCGTGGCGCTCGGCTTCGGCATCATCAACGTGATGTGGCTCGAGGCGGAAGTGTTCCCGCGCGACGACAAGCGCACCGACGCGTCGCGCGCGGGCTCGGGGAGCCGGTATTCGTGA
- a CDS encoding bifunctional glyoxylate/hydroxypyruvate reductase B, whose protein sequence is MKPRIVAYKPLPDDVLAYLREHADVVQADGPAALADALGDAHGAIGASLKVTPQMLDRAPKLKAWSTISVGYDNFDVADLTRRGIVLAHTPDVLTESTADTVFSLILASARRVVELAEWVKAGHWHRSIGPDLYGTDVQGKTLGIVGLGRIGGAVARRAALGFRMQVLYTNRSAHAEAETQYGARRVTLDELLAQSDFVCLQVPLSPQTHHLIGAAEFTKMKRGAILINASRGPVVDEAALIDALRAGTIRGAGLDVFEKEPLPADSPLLRMNNVVALPHIGSATHETRHAMARCAAENLVGALAGTLRRNLVNPDALAHA, encoded by the coding sequence ATGAAGCCTCGTATCGTCGCGTACAAGCCGTTGCCCGATGATGTTCTCGCGTACCTGCGCGAGCATGCGGACGTCGTGCAGGCCGACGGCCCCGCCGCGCTCGCCGATGCGTTGGGCGACGCGCACGGCGCGATCGGCGCGAGCCTGAAGGTCACGCCGCAGATGCTCGATCGCGCGCCGAAGCTGAAGGCCTGGTCGACGATTTCGGTCGGCTACGACAACTTCGACGTCGCGGATCTCACGCGGCGCGGGATCGTGCTCGCGCATACGCCCGACGTGCTGACCGAATCGACCGCCGACACCGTGTTCTCGCTGATCCTGGCCTCCGCGCGGCGCGTGGTCGAACTGGCGGAGTGGGTGAAGGCCGGCCACTGGCATCGCAGCATCGGCCCCGATCTGTACGGCACCGACGTGCAGGGCAAGACGCTCGGCATCGTCGGGCTCGGACGGATCGGCGGCGCCGTCGCGCGCCGCGCGGCGCTCGGATTCCGGATGCAGGTGCTGTACACGAACCGTTCCGCGCACGCCGAAGCCGAGACGCAGTACGGCGCGCGCCGCGTGACGCTCGACGAGTTGCTCGCGCAGTCGGATTTCGTGTGCCTGCAGGTGCCGCTGTCGCCGCAAACGCATCACCTGATCGGCGCGGCCGAATTCACGAAGATGAAGCGCGGCGCGATCCTGATCAACGCGTCGCGCGGGCCGGTGGTCGACGAGGCCGCGCTGATCGACGCGCTGCGCGCCGGCACGATCCGCGGCGCGGGGCTCGACGTGTTCGAGAAGGAGCCGTTGCCGGCGGATTCGCCGCTGCTGCGGATGAACAACGTGGTCGCGCTGCCGCATATCGGCTCGGCGACGCACGAGACGCGCCATGCGATGGCGCGCTGCGCCGCGGAAAACCTGGTCGGCGCGCTGGCCGGCACGCTGCGCAGGAATCTCGTCAATCCCGACGCGCTCGCGCACGCTTGA
- a CDS encoding saccharopine dehydrogenase family protein: MKIAIVGAGLIGHTIAHMLRETGDYEVVAFDRDADALAKLSREGIATQRVDSADANAIREAVKGFDALVNALPYYLAVNVAAAAKAAGVHYFDLTEDVRATHAIRELADGSDRAFMPQCGLAPGFIGIAAHELVNGFSEVRDVKMRVGALPEYPTNALKYNLTWSVDGLINEYCQPCEAIRDGRKQWVQPLEGLEHFSLDGTEYEAFNTSGGLGTLCETLSGKVETLDYKSVRYPGHRELVQFLLEDLRLSSDRDTLKSIMRRAVPSTKQDVVLVFVTVTGVKDGQLVQDVFTRKIFAKDVCGMHMSAIQITTAGAMCAVLDLFREKKLPQSGFIPQEKVSLKAFLSNRFGKLYEGGTMERVHEVA, from the coding sequence ATGAAAATCGCCATCGTCGGCGCAGGTCTGATCGGCCACACCATTGCTCACATGCTGCGTGAAACGGGCGACTACGAAGTCGTCGCGTTCGACCGAGATGCGGATGCGCTCGCCAAGCTGTCGCGTGAAGGGATCGCGACGCAACGCGTCGATTCGGCCGACGCCAATGCGATCCGTGAGGCCGTGAAGGGCTTCGATGCGCTTGTCAACGCGCTGCCGTACTACCTCGCGGTCAACGTCGCCGCGGCGGCCAAGGCGGCCGGCGTCCATTACTTCGACCTGACCGAGGACGTCCGCGCCACCCACGCAATCCGCGAACTCGCCGACGGTTCGGACCGCGCGTTCATGCCGCAGTGCGGCCTGGCACCGGGCTTCATCGGCATCGCCGCGCACGAGCTCGTGAACGGCTTCAGCGAAGTGCGCGACGTGAAGATGCGCGTCGGCGCGCTGCCCGAGTATCCGACCAACGCGCTGAAGTACAACCTGACGTGGAGCGTCGACGGCCTCATCAACGAATACTGTCAGCCGTGCGAAGCGATCCGCGACGGCCGCAAGCAGTGGGTGCAGCCGCTCGAAGGCCTCGAGCACTTCTCGCTCGACGGCACCGAATACGAGGCGTTCAACACGTCGGGCGGCCTGGGCACGCTGTGCGAGACGCTGTCGGGCAAGGTCGAGACGCTCGATTACAAGTCGGTGCGCTATCCGGGCCACCGCGAACTCGTGCAGTTCCTGCTCGAGGACCTGCGCCTGTCGAGCGACCGCGACACGCTGAAATCGATCATGCGCCGCGCGGTGCCGTCGACGAAGCAGGACGTCGTGCTCGTGTTCGTCACGGTGACGGGCGTGAAGGACGGCCAGCTCGTGCAGGACGTGTTCACGCGCAAGATCTTCGCGAAGGACGTGTGCGGGATGCATATGAGCGCGATCCAGATCACGACGGCCGGCGCGATGTGCGCGGTGCTGGATCTGTTCCGCGAGAAGAAGCTGCCGCAGAGCGGCTTCATTCCGCAGGAGAAAGTGTCGCTGAAGGCGTTCCTGTCGAACCGCTTCGGCAAGCTGTACGAAGGCGGCACGATGGAGCGCGTGCACGAAGTCGCCTGA
- a CDS encoding DUF3022 domain-containing protein yields the protein MDDYLIECQSSEFDALARVICDLFPEQTRFAESSDERGRFLSVHWLAMRFGSTPKRMTLDIRIVPPALARYLALKPMQRARSHAVLHAYTEAMLGSLEERHAAGEAVERDAELELDEDFA from the coding sequence ATGGACGACTATCTGATCGAGTGCCAGAGCAGCGAATTCGACGCGCTCGCGCGCGTGATCTGCGATCTCTTTCCGGAGCAGACGCGCTTCGCCGAAAGCAGCGACGAGCGCGGGCGATTCCTGTCCGTGCACTGGCTGGCGATGCGTTTCGGCTCGACACCGAAACGGATGACGCTCGACATTCGCATCGTGCCGCCGGCGCTCGCGCGCTATCTGGCGCTCAAGCCGATGCAGCGCGCCCGCAGCCATGCGGTGCTGCATGCGTACACGGAAGCGATGCTGGGTTCGCTGGAAGAGCGCCACGCGGCCGGCGAGGCCGTCGAGCGTGACGCGGAACTCGAACTCGACGAAGACTTCGCGTGA
- the corA gene encoding magnesium/cobalt transporter CorA, which produces MLINCAAYQDGRKLADIDIDAISDYVSKPECFVWVALKDPTPEEIDLMGEEFALHELALEDARKGHQRPKIEEYGDSLFAVLHTVELEEDGEFNVGELNVFVGPNYVLSIRNHTEQDFRAVRKRCEREPHLLQEGSAFVFYALMDQVVDRYFPILETLGNELEELEDRIFAKATLASSRAIIEDLYSLKRRLVMLHQHTAPLMEPLAKLTGGRIPQVCSGMQHYFRDVYDHLQRIVKTIEGRREMVVTAIQVNLGMISLAENEVTKRLGSFAALFAIPTMIAGIYGMNFANMPELHLKYGFYGCIAVMVAADLALWWRFRRAGWL; this is translated from the coding sequence ATGCTGATCAATTGTGCTGCATACCAGGACGGCCGCAAGCTGGCCGACATCGATATCGATGCCATCAGCGACTACGTGTCGAAGCCAGAGTGTTTCGTGTGGGTCGCCCTGAAGGATCCGACACCGGAAGAGATCGACCTGATGGGCGAGGAGTTCGCGCTGCACGAACTCGCGCTCGAGGATGCCCGCAAGGGGCATCAGCGCCCGAAAATCGAGGAGTACGGCGACTCGCTGTTCGCGGTGCTGCATACGGTCGAGCTCGAGGAAGACGGCGAATTCAATGTCGGCGAGCTGAACGTGTTCGTCGGCCCGAACTACGTGCTGTCGATCCGCAACCATACCGAGCAGGACTTCCGCGCGGTGCGCAAGCGCTGCGAGCGCGAGCCGCATCTGCTGCAGGAGGGCTCGGCGTTCGTGTTCTATGCGTTGATGGACCAGGTCGTCGACCGTTATTTCCCGATCCTCGAGACGCTCGGCAACGAGCTCGAGGAACTCGAGGATCGCATCTTCGCGAAGGCCACGCTCGCGTCGTCGCGGGCGATCATCGAGGATCTCTATTCGCTGAAACGCCGGCTCGTGATGCTGCACCAGCACACGGCGCCGCTGATGGAGCCGCTCGCGAAGCTCACCGGCGGCCGCATTCCGCAGGTCTGCAGCGGCATGCAGCATTACTTCCGCGACGTGTACGACCACCTGCAGCGGATCGTGAAGACGATCGAAGGGCGGCGCGAGATGGTCGTGACCGCGATCCAGGTCAACCTCGGGATGATCTCGCTCGCCGAGAATGAGGTGACCAAGCGGCTCGGCTCGTTCGCCGCGCTGTTCGCGATCCCGACGATGATCGCCGGCATCTACGGGATGAACTTCGCGAACATGCCCGAACTGCACCTCAAGTACGGCTTCTACGGCTGCATCGCGGTGATGGTCGCGGCCGATCTCGCGCTGTGGTGGCGCTTCAGGCGGGCGGGGTGGCTGTAG
- a CDS encoding Lrp/AsnC family transcriptional regulator: MRPPRLDQLDDLDRQLVALLQADARASVADLARQLDVARTTVVARIARLERTNVIAGYSVRLGQDVLDASIYAYVGIILTPKFGKDVLRKLDRMPEVQLLCAVSGEYDYVAGLRADSPERLNDLLDQIGTLEGVERTTTSIILSRKIDRGTIGG; this comes from the coding sequence ATGCGTCCACCTCGCCTCGACCAACTCGACGACCTCGACCGGCAACTCGTTGCGCTGCTGCAAGCGGATGCGCGCGCAAGCGTCGCCGATCTCGCGCGGCAGCTCGACGTCGCCCGCACGACGGTCGTCGCGCGCATCGCGCGGCTCGAGCGCACGAACGTGATCGCCGGGTACAGCGTGCGGCTCGGGCAGGACGTGCTCGATGCGAGCATTTATGCGTATGTCGGCATCATCCTCACGCCGAAGTTCGGCAAGGACGTGTTGCGCAAGCTCGACCGGATGCCCGAAGTGCAGCTGCTGTGCGCGGTGAGCGGCGAATACGACTATGTCGCGGGGCTGCGTGCCGATTCGCCGGAGCGGCTCAACGACCTGCTCGACCAGATCGGCACGCTCGAGGGCGTCGAGCGCACGACGACGTCGATCATTCTGTCGCGCAAGATCGATCGCGGCACGATCGGCGGGTGA
- a CDS encoding LacI family DNA-binding transcriptional regulator, translating into MSDSQPSTQRPATISDVAREAGTGKTSVSRYLNGETHVLSADLRQRIETAIARLNYRPNQMARGLKRGRNRLLGMLAADLTNPYTIEVLQGVEAACHALGYMPLICHAANEVEMERRFLQLLTTYRVEGLIVNALGAEEDVLRPLRGAGIPAVLVDRTVEGFEADLIGLDNTDAIETALAHLVARGFDAIHFVVQPFERVSSRRLREAAFRAALGARGLPVPPTVVLDLNEPAAAAAALADLDARLDDATRRGVRAALFAANAPVALAIARHLRARFGAAWQEKAALLSIDDPEWAELIGITTIRQPTYEIGYKAVEFVHERIDGAAGDVRVAMLPGELIARASTAS; encoded by the coding sequence TTGAGCGATTCGCAACCTTCCACGCAGCGTCCCGCGACGATCAGCGACGTCGCACGCGAAGCCGGCACGGGCAAGACCAGCGTTTCGCGCTATCTGAACGGCGAGACGCACGTGCTGTCCGCCGATCTGCGCCAGCGGATCGAGACGGCGATCGCGCGCCTGAACTACCGGCCGAACCAGATGGCGCGCGGGCTGAAGCGCGGCCGCAACCGGCTGCTCGGCATGCTCGCGGCCGACCTGACCAATCCCTACACCATCGAAGTGCTGCAGGGCGTCGAGGCCGCGTGCCACGCGCTCGGCTACATGCCGCTCATCTGTCACGCGGCGAACGAAGTCGAGATGGAGCGGCGCTTCCTGCAGCTGCTCACGACCTATCGGGTCGAGGGGCTGATCGTCAACGCGCTCGGCGCCGAGGAAGACGTGCTGCGCCCGCTGCGCGGCGCCGGCATCCCGGCGGTGCTCGTCGACCGGACGGTCGAGGGCTTCGAAGCGGACCTGATCGGGCTCGACAACACCGATGCGATCGAAACGGCGCTCGCGCATCTGGTCGCGCGCGGCTTCGATGCGATTCATTTCGTCGTGCAGCCATTCGAGCGCGTCAGCTCGCGGCGCCTGCGCGAGGCCGCGTTCCGCGCGGCGCTCGGCGCACGCGGGCTGCCGGTGCCACCGACGGTCGTGCTCGACCTGAACGAGCCTGCGGCCGCCGCCGCGGCGCTCGCCGACCTCGACGCGCGCCTTGACGACGCGACGCGACGCGGCGTGCGGGCGGCACTGTTCGCCGCGAACGCGCCGGTCGCGCTCGCGATCGCGCGCCACTTGCGCGCGCGTTTCGGCGCGGCATGGCAGGAAAAGGCCGCGCTGCTGTCGATCGACGATCCGGAATGGGCCGAACTGATCGGCATCACGACGATCCGCCAGCCGACCTACGAGATCGGCTACAAGGCCGTCGAATTCGTGCACGAGCGCATCGACGGCGCGGCCGGCGACGTGCGCGTCGCGATGCTGCCCGGCGAGCTGATTGCGCGCGCGTCGACCGCAAGCTGA
- a CDS encoding aminoacyl-tRNA deacylase — MPVSATLQDCLRQKSSRYEVVYHPYSHTSMETAAAAHIPGDRLAKTVLLEDDEGYVAAVLPTSHAVRLSDLWVKTGRHLVLAREMELRELFKDCDLGALPPVCMAYGMKTFLEEQLAQQPEVYFEAGDHEALIHMTQDEFLSLMETAERAHFSHKMQGMWVS, encoded by the coding sequence ATGCCTGTATCAGCCACCCTGCAGGATTGCCTGCGCCAGAAGTCATCGCGGTACGAAGTCGTGTACCACCCGTATAGCCATACCAGCATGGAGACGGCCGCCGCCGCGCATATCCCCGGCGATCGCCTCGCGAAAACCGTGCTGCTCGAGGACGACGAAGGCTACGTCGCCGCCGTGCTGCCGACGTCGCACGCGGTGCGATTGTCGGATCTCTGGGTCAAGACCGGCCGCCATCTCGTGCTCGCCCGGGAAATGGAACTGCGCGAACTGTTCAAGGATTGCGACCTGGGCGCGTTGCCGCCGGTGTGCATGGCGTACGGAATGAAGACGTTCCTCGAGGAACAACTCGCGCAGCAGCCGGAAGTGTATTTCGAGGCCGGCGACCACGAAGCGCTGATCCACATGACGCAGGACGAATTCCTGTCGCTGATGGAAACGGCCGAGCGCGCGCATTTCTCGCACAAGATGCAGGGGATGTGGGTTTCCTGA
- a CDS encoding MFS transporter: protein MAANLAVRRWWTIMPIVFITYSLAYLDRANYGFAAAAGINQDLGISKGLSSLIGALFFLGYFFFQIPGAIYAERRSVKKLVFVSLVLWGACAALTGVVADIPSLMVIRFVLGVVEAAVMPAMLIYISNWFTKSERSRANTFLILGNPVTVLWMSIVSGYLVHEFGWRHMFIAEGVPAVIWAVCWWFLVQDKPADSPWLTAQEKRDLDAVLAAEQAAIKPVRNYGEAFRSPAVIKLCAQYFCWSIGVYGFVLWLPSIVKNGSELGMVATGWLSALPYLAATIAMLVASWASDKVGSRRGFVWPFLLIGAAAFAASYALGSSHFWISYALLVVAGAAMYAPYGPFFAIVPELLPKNVAGGAMALINSMGALGSFVGSYFVGYLNGATGSPVASYAFMSAALVAAVILTLSVKPQARDAHPLAAPLQGK, encoded by the coding sequence ATGGCAGCCAATCTCGCAGTCCGACGCTGGTGGACGATCATGCCGATCGTCTTCATCACCTACAGCCTTGCCTACCTCGATCGCGCGAACTACGGGTTCGCGGCGGCGGCCGGCATCAACCAGGACCTCGGGATCAGCAAGGGCCTGTCGTCGCTGATCGGTGCGCTGTTCTTCCTCGGCTACTTCTTCTTCCAGATTCCGGGCGCGATCTATGCGGAGCGCCGCAGCGTCAAGAAGCTCGTGTTCGTCAGCCTCGTGCTGTGGGGGGCGTGCGCGGCACTCACGGGCGTGGTCGCCGACATCCCGTCGCTGATGGTGATCCGCTTCGTGCTCGGCGTGGTCGAGGCGGCCGTGATGCCGGCGATGCTGATCTACATCAGCAACTGGTTCACGAAGAGCGAGCGCTCGCGCGCGAACACGTTCCTGATCCTCGGCAACCCCGTCACCGTGCTGTGGATGTCGATCGTGTCGGGCTATCTGGTGCACGAATTCGGCTGGCGCCACATGTTCATCGCCGAAGGCGTGCCGGCCGTGATCTGGGCCGTGTGCTGGTGGTTCCTGGTGCAGGACAAGCCGGCCGATTCGCCGTGGCTCACCGCGCAGGAAAAGCGCGACCTCGACGCCGTGCTCGCGGCCGAGCAGGCGGCGATCAAGCCGGTGCGCAATTACGGCGAGGCGTTCCGTTCGCCGGCCGTGATCAAGCTGTGCGCGCAGTACTTCTGCTGGAGCATCGGCGTGTACGGCTTCGTGCTGTGGCTGCCGTCGATCGTGAAGAACGGCTCCGAGCTCGGGATGGTCGCGACCGGCTGGCTGTCGGCGCTGCCGTACCTCGCGGCGACGATCGCGATGCTGGTGGCGTCGTGGGCGTCCGACAAGGTCGGCTCGCGCCGCGGCTTCGTGTGGCCGTTCCTGCTGATCGGGGCGGCCGCGTTCGCCGCGTCGTATGCGCTCGGCTCGTCGCATTTCTGGATCTCGTATGCGCTGCTGGTCGTCGCGGGCGCCGCGATGTATGCGCCGTACGGCCCGTTCTTCGCGATCGTCCCGGAACTGCTGCCGAAGAACGTCGCCGGCGGTGCGATGGCGCTGATCAACAGCATGGGCGCGCTCGGCTCGTTCGTCGGCTCGTATTTCGTCGGCTATCTGAACGGTGCGACCGGGTCGCCCGTCGCGTCGTATGCGTTCATGAGCGCCGCGCTCGTCGCCGCGGTGATCCTCACGCTGTCCGTCAAACCCCAGGCGCGCGATGCGCATCCGCTCGCGGCGCCGCTGCAAGGAAAATGA
- a CDS encoding YciI-like protein, whose amino-acid sequence MHYQLIYELVDDYLSRREQYRAEHLALAKAATERGELVLAGALQDPSDQAVLVFEGDSPEAAESFARADPYVQNGLVKSWRVRPWRVVVGKHAPH is encoded by the coding sequence ATGCATTACCAGCTGATCTACGAACTCGTCGACGATTACCTGTCCCGGCGCGAGCAATACCGCGCCGAGCACCTCGCGCTTGCGAAGGCGGCAACCGAACGCGGCGAGCTCGTGCTCGCCGGCGCGTTGCAGGATCCGTCCGATCAGGCCGTGCTCGTGTTCGAAGGCGATTCGCCGGAGGCCGCCGAATCGTTCGCGCGCGCCGATCCGTACGTGCAGAACGGCCTCGTCAAGTCGTGGCGCGTGCGGCCGTGGCGCGTCGTGGTCGGCAAGCACGCGCCGCACTAG
- a CDS encoding PGDYG domain-containing protein → MLELKHIDLRTDPQARHVVKDETVTVAFAAADGELMSLEGPNRYVAGDALITGSTGDRWVVSRARFDAKYLPADPALAHGTPGAYRNRPAVVLARRMDEPFTIARSENGDTLRGVAGDWVMQYAPGDYGVVQAQRFAQVYRDA, encoded by the coding sequence ATGCTCGAACTCAAGCACATCGATCTGCGTACCGACCCGCAGGCCCGTCACGTCGTCAAGGACGAAACCGTCACGGTCGCGTTCGCGGCTGCCGACGGCGAACTGATGAGCCTCGAAGGCCCGAACCGCTATGTCGCGGGCGACGCACTGATCACCGGCTCGACCGGCGACCGCTGGGTCGTGTCGCGCGCACGCTTCGACGCGAAGTACCTGCCCGCCGACCCGGCGCTCGCGCACGGCACGCCGGGCGCGTACCGCAATCGGCCGGCCGTCGTGCTCGCACGCCGCATGGACGAGCCGTTCACGATCGCCCGCTCGGAAAACGGCGACACGCTGCGCGGCGTCGCCGGCGACTGGGTGATGCAGTATGCGCCCGGCGACTACGGCGTCGTGCAGGCGCAGCGTTTCGCGCAGGTCTACCGCGACGCGTGA
- a CDS encoding Spy/CpxP family protein refolding chaperone, with amino-acid sequence MKKISLTLAMLAVAAGAFAQTPPQPQTPASTTAAAASAPSAEQRAARHEARIEQRIKYLHDQLKITSAQESQWKTFADTMRENGETMGHLYRARMENRNVSAVDDMKQYAELAQANADGAKKLADAFAPLYQSFPAEQKALADTTFRSWLHHGGEHRGSGKAKKEGKAAAAPAASAPAQP; translated from the coding sequence ATGAAGAAAATCTCGCTCACCCTCGCGATGCTCGCCGTTGCAGCAGGCGCATTCGCACAAACGCCGCCGCAACCGCAAACGCCCGCCTCAACGACGGCAGCGGCAGCATCCGCGCCGAGCGCCGAACAGCGCGCGGCACGCCATGAAGCGCGCATCGAGCAGCGCATCAAGTACCTGCACGATCAGCTGAAGATCACGTCGGCGCAGGAGTCGCAATGGAAGACGTTCGCCGACACGATGCGCGAGAACGGTGAAACGATGGGCCATCTGTATCGCGCACGGATGGAAAACCGCAACGTGTCCGCGGTCGACGACATGAAGCAGTACGCGGAACTCGCGCAGGCGAACGCGGACGGCGCGAAGAAGCTCGCCGACGCTTTCGCGCCGCTCTACCAGAGCTTCCCGGCCGAACAGAAGGCGCTGGCCGACACGACGTTCCGCAGCTGGCTGCACCATGGCGGCGAACATCGCGGCTCGGGCAAGGCCAAAAAGGAAGGCAAGGCAGCCGCCGCGCCGGCCGCCAGCGCGCCCGCGCAACCCTGA
- a CDS encoding YhfC family intramembrane metalloprotease, with translation MTVAPVTLAVLIAATLIIALLPFVLFRILRKPLALDRRDTIVGVAVFTLFAMIVERAFHGFVLSQTPAGGWLTQPLAFVAYSALATAVFEEVGRYLGMRILNRRYGASAGDGRGIGYGIGHAGAEAWFVGVLVWGQWSYLAWLASRGQLETQLADLPGDTVVRLHVMLATLSAQSILLLLLERCAAFVVQLALSVLVWRGVRAGRAGVLPLAIVLHALAVAPALLYQVRVLPAGSLEAVYVVLAAVLVAVLVKAGRSPRAAA, from the coding sequence ATGACTGTCGCTCCCGTCACGCTGGCGGTGCTGATCGCCGCCACGCTGATCATCGCGCTATTGCCGTTCGTTCTCTTCCGTATCCTGCGCAAGCCGCTTGCGCTCGACCGCCGCGACACGATCGTCGGCGTCGCCGTCTTCACGCTGTTCGCGATGATCGTCGAACGCGCATTCCATGGCTTCGTGCTGAGCCAGACGCCCGCCGGCGGCTGGCTCACGCAGCCGCTCGCGTTCGTCGCGTACAGCGCGCTCGCCACCGCCGTGTTCGAGGAAGTCGGCCGCTATCTCGGGATGCGGATCCTGAACCGCCGCTACGGCGCGTCGGCCGGCGACGGGCGCGGCATCGGCTACGGGATCGGCCATGCCGGCGCCGAAGCGTGGTTCGTCGGCGTGCTCGTATGGGGTCAGTGGTCGTATCTCGCGTGGCTCGCGAGCCGCGGGCAGCTCGAGACGCAGCTCGCGGACTTGCCCGGCGACACCGTCGTGCGGCTGCACGTGATGCTGGCCACGCTGTCGGCACAGTCGATCCTGCTGTTGCTGCTCGAGCGCTGCGCGGCGTTCGTGGTGCAGCTCGCGCTGTCGGTGCTGGTGTGGCGCGGCGTGCGCGCCGGCCGCGCGGGCGTGCTGCCGCTCGCGATCGTGCTGCATGCGCTGGCGGTCGCGCCGGCGCTGCTGTATCAGGTGCGTGTGCTGCCGGCCGGATCGCTCGAGGCCGTGTATGTCGTGCTGGCCGCGGTCCTGGTCGCCGTGCTGGTGAAGGCAGGCCGGTCGCCGCGTGCGGCGGCCTGA
- a CDS encoding AAA family ATPase has translation MTHLVFFCGHAGTGKTTLAKRLIGPLMRATGEAFCLLDKDTLYGRYSSAAMGALTSDPNDRDSPLYLKHLRDPEYQGLLDTARENLALGIGALVVGPLSREVRDRRILDRAWLGIGPEIALTVVWVHTAEDVAHQRIVARGNPNDAYKLAHWDEYRQRRFVPTGHECDGIVMFDNTAPSDADIDALLYRIVPPAPQATMVPPLPA, from the coding sequence GTGACGCACCTGGTGTTCTTCTGCGGTCATGCCGGCACCGGCAAGACCACGCTCGCGAAGCGGCTGATCGGGCCGCTGATGCGCGCGACCGGCGAAGCCTTCTGCCTGCTCGACAAGGACACGCTCTACGGCCGCTACAGCTCGGCCGCGATGGGCGCCCTCACCTCCGATCCGAACGATCGCGACAGCCCGCTCTACCTGAAGCATCTGCGCGATCCCGAATATCAGGGCCTGCTCGACACGGCCCGCGAGAATCTCGCGCTCGGCATCGGCGCGCTCGTGGTCGGCCCGCTGTCGCGCGAAGTGCGTGACCGGCGCATCCTCGACCGCGCGTGGCTCGGCATCGGGCCGGAGATCGCGCTGACGGTCGTCTGGGTGCATACGGCGGAAGACGTCGCGCACCAGCGGATCGTCGCGCGCGGCAACCCGAACGACGCATACAAGCTCGCGCACTGGGACGAATACCGGCAACGCCGCTTCGTGCCGACCGGCCACGAATGCGACGGCATCGTGATGTTCGACAATACCGCGCCGTCCGACGCGGACATCGATGCGCTGCTGTACCGCATCGTGCCGCCGGCGCCGCAGGCAACGATGGTCCCGCCGCTGCCCGCCTGA